A portion of the Bdellovibrio bacteriovorus genome contains these proteins:
- a CDS encoding sigma 54-interacting transcriptional regulator: MQKPFLKFLNEKKTIFNLDEFSTIGSDDHCQVQIKSEDISERHARIEKKDRGYLIRDLRSNQGTLVNGAQVLEAYLHDGDIIQLGSQELVFGLEADIRNQFPIKSRNEVWNQELQSLVHVAKRKDPVLILGPSGTGKDVIAKALHESSNRVQGNYVSVNCSALSETLIESELFGHVRGSFTGAMNDRKGAFEAARGGTLFLDEIGDLSYSLQAKLLRALENGEIRPVGADHNVMTDVRVIAATHQDLAQKIREGEFRSDLYFRLNVITVTPPALCFRMEDFEDLLYSFAKVQRVRFSHGAILRLKKHSWPGNIRELKNLVSRAAALFPKEQITENHIEKLIDRTFLQNEDEQNLHQNLPVIKEIEKQMIIKRLTANKGNQRRTASDLGMPKSTLHDRLKYYNIDIGNFKV, encoded by the coding sequence ATGCAGAAGCCATTTTTAAAGTTTTTAAACGAAAAAAAGACCATCTTTAACCTCGACGAGTTCAGCACCATCGGCAGTGATGACCACTGCCAGGTCCAAATCAAAAGCGAAGATATTTCGGAACGCCACGCTCGCATCGAAAAGAAGGACCGCGGTTATCTGATCCGCGACCTACGATCCAACCAAGGGACTTTGGTTAACGGAGCCCAAGTTTTAGAAGCTTATTTACACGATGGCGACATCATTCAACTCGGATCCCAAGAGTTGGTGTTCGGACTTGAAGCAGACATCCGCAACCAGTTTCCAATCAAAAGCCGCAACGAAGTTTGGAATCAAGAACTTCAATCGCTCGTTCACGTCGCTAAAAGAAAAGATCCCGTCTTGATCCTGGGTCCGTCGGGCACCGGTAAAGATGTGATCGCCAAAGCCTTGCATGAATCTAGCAATCGCGTGCAAGGAAATTATGTCTCTGTCAATTGCAGTGCCTTAAGTGAAACCCTGATCGAAAGTGAGCTTTTCGGCCACGTCCGGGGCAGTTTCACCGGCGCCATGAATGATCGTAAAGGAGCCTTTGAGGCCGCTCGCGGAGGCACACTGTTCTTAGATGAAATTGGCGATCTGAGTTATTCCCTGCAAGCCAAACTCTTACGGGCTTTAGAAAATGGCGAGATTCGCCCCGTCGGTGCCGACCACAACGTGATGACCGATGTTCGCGTGATTGCCGCCACCCATCAGGATTTGGCGCAAAAAATCCGCGAGGGTGAATTCCGTTCGGACCTTTATTTCCGTTTGAATGTTATTACGGTGACCCCACCCGCTTTATGTTTCCGTATGGAGGACTTTGAAGATCTTCTTTACTCTTTTGCAAAAGTCCAACGAGTTCGTTTTTCCCACGGTGCTATCTTACGCTTAAAAAAACACTCTTGGCCCGGCAATATTCGTGAGTTGAAAAACCTCGTCAGTCGTGCGGCCGCCCTTTTCCCTAAAGAACAAATCACCGAAAACCATATTGAGAAATTAATTGATCGCACGTTCTTGCAAAACGAAGATGAACAAAATCTTCATCAAAATCTGCCGGTCATCAAAGAAATTGAAAAACAGATGATCATCAAACGCTTGACTGCCAATAAAGGCAACCAACGGCGGACAGCTTCGGACCTGGGCATGCCAAAGAGCACGCTGCATGATCGACTGAAATACTACAACATCGATATTGGAAATTTTAAGGTTTAA
- a CDS encoding flagellar basal body-associated FliL family protein codes for MADTENTTKGEDTSSESAEDLEGSLSLDDLDSAIAQEDPEFAASLDGIGPDDPKHVIYEEGIELEYRPEDELKLWTESTGWRAKAIKIFPFLPRISYFIKMKRTVARFAWQKWKAKARESIKSAPKNFLAWIKAQLAAFKGKIGEGLGVFKTYSLVKKLGFVGLVLVTGAAIFLGYRIGTKGLIGPDENLFVGSLAEWSQGQYIYDPAAQQESFYESTRTSQNVLLLRKLVANLKRSANSGDNPMGAFEFYVEGTVSEVVIEIKDRESEIEDLFLRTIEETTFDQAASGEGKRLLCDRLRKEVNKVLTTGFVRRIFIKNAIIKP; via the coding sequence TTGGCTGATACTGAAAACACGACCAAAGGCGAGGACACATCTTCGGAATCCGCAGAGGATCTCGAGGGATCTTTATCGCTTGATGATTTGGATTCCGCCATTGCGCAAGAAGATCCCGAGTTTGCTGCTTCGCTTGACGGCATTGGGCCCGACGATCCAAAGCATGTTATTTACGAAGAGGGCATCGAATTAGAGTACCGCCCCGAAGATGAATTAAAACTGTGGACCGAAAGCACGGGTTGGCGGGCGAAAGCCATCAAGATTTTTCCTTTCTTGCCGCGAATTTCTTATTTTATAAAAATGAAGCGAACGGTGGCCCGTTTTGCCTGGCAAAAATGGAAAGCCAAGGCCCGCGAATCCATTAAAAGCGCCCCGAAAAATTTCTTAGCTTGGATCAAAGCACAACTCGCGGCCTTTAAAGGCAAGATAGGCGAGGGACTTGGTGTTTTTAAAACCTATTCACTGGTTAAAAAGCTGGGGTTCGTCGGTTTAGTACTCGTGACCGGCGCGGCTATTTTTTTAGGATATCGTATCGGAACCAAAGGCTTGATTGGCCCGGACGAAAATCTTTTTGTGGGCTCTTTGGCCGAATGGTCACAAGGCCAATACATTTATGATCCCGCGGCTCAGCAAGAATCTTTTTACGAATCCACCCGCACGTCACAAAATGTTTTATTACTTAGAAAACTTGTCGCGAATTTGAAAAGATCTGCAAATTCGGGCGACAACCCGATGGGTGCTTTTGAGTTTTACGTAGAAGGTACGGTCTCTGAAGTCGTCATTGAAATCAAAGACCGCGAGTCAGAAATCGAAGATCTTTTTTTAAGAACCATCGAAGAAACCACTTTTGATCAAGCGGCTTCAGGTGAAGGAAAAAGACTTCTTTGCGATCGTCTTCGCAAAGAAGTCAATAAGGTGCTGACCACCGGATTTGTTCGTAGGATCTTTATTAAAAACGCGATTATTAAACCTTAA
- the yihA gene encoding ribosome biogenesis GTP-binding protein YihA/YsxC has translation MKSAVLAKDYPVHKMAEVAIAGRSNAGKSSFINALTRDKVAKVSSTPGKTRLLNFFNMADSYVLVDMPGYGFASRSHSEVLEWHEMIEAYLMTRENLVGLILVMDIRREWTADEELLKKFSDERGFPLAIVLTKADKMSRNQMMSAAMKMKKVSGLSAVFPVSSLKKTGQDEIERYVFENWVKQ, from the coding sequence ATGAAAAGCGCCGTCCTGGCCAAAGACTATCCCGTGCACAAAATGGCCGAAGTGGCTATTGCCGGACGATCTAACGCTGGAAAATCTTCTTTCATCAATGCGCTGACTCGCGACAAGGTGGCGAAGGTCAGTTCGACGCCAGGGAAAACTCGCTTGCTGAATTTCTTTAACATGGCGGACTCTTATGTTTTGGTGGATATGCCGGGGTACGGATTTGCGTCGCGTTCGCATTCTGAAGTTTTAGAATGGCATGAAATGATTGAAGCATATCTGATGACCCGTGAAAATCTGGTAGGTTTGATTTTGGTGATGGATATTCGCCGTGAATGGACTGCCGATGAAGAGCTGCTTAAAAAATTCTCGGACGAACGGGGCTTTCCTTTGGCTATCGTTTTAACTAAAGCAGACAAGATGTCTCGCAATCAGATGATGTCGGCAGCGATGAAGATGAAAAAGGTTTCGGGGCTTAGTGCTGTGTTCCCGGTGTCCTCATTGAAAAAAACCGGCCAAGATGAAATCGAACGTTATGTTTTTGAAAATTGGGTGAAGCAATGA